TCACAGTTACGGTGGCTATATGGCGTTGATGACACAATTTAAAGCCCCTGACTATTTTAAAGCAGCGATATCTGGAGCACCGGTTACCGATTGGCGTTTATATGATACGCACTACACAGAACGTTACATGGGTCACCCTGAAAAAAATAAAAAAGGGTATGATGCTGGGAGTATTTTACCTTACGTGAAAAATTATCAATCGGGATTGATGATGTATCACGGCATGGCTGACGACAATGTACTTTTTGAAAACAGTACCCGTGTTTATAAAGCCTTGCAGGACGAAGGTAAGTTATTTCAGATGATGGATTATCCAGGTTCGAAACATTCAATGCGCGGCGAGAAGGTGAGAAATCACCTTTACAAGTCATTGGCTGCTTTCTTGGAAAATGAGTTGAAGTAATGGCGGTAGCGGTATTAATTGCCCTAAATATCATTGTTGGGGCATTGTGTTTGATGAGTTTGATTGAATTGTTTAAAACTAAGAAGCGTAAATAGCTTCTAAATAAAAATTTAATAGGCCCCAGTCTTGGTACATGAAAACTTTTCAGCTTTCTTTTGCTGAAAAGATAACCAGCCTCTAGGTTTTGAGTAAAAATAAAGGCCGCTTAGCGGCCTTTATTTTTGTCTAATTAATACTTAGCTTAGTATTAATTTATTATTACTCTGCTTCTTTCAAGCTTTGAGTCAGTTCAACAATGCCTTTTTTACCATCGCCGAATAACATTAGTGTGTTATCCATAGCAAATAGTGGGTTAGGTAACCCAGCAAAACCTGGGCTCAATGAACGCTTAATCACTACCACCGTTCTGGCTTTATCAACGTTAAGAATAGGCATGCCATAAATTGGACTACCTTTATCTTCACGGGCCATAGGGTTGGTGACATCGTTAGCGCCAATCACAATTGCAACGTCAGTTTGTTCGAATTGTGGATTGATTTCGTCCATTTCGATTAACTGATCATATGGCACTTCTGCTTCAGCAAGTAGTACATTCATGTGACCCGGCATACGACCAGCAACAGGGTGAATAGCATACTTAACATCGGTGCCACGGGCTTGTAAAACATTAGCCAGTTCACGAACGGCGTGTTGTGCTTGCGCCATAGCTAAACCATAACCAGGTACGATAACAACGCGCTCTGCTGTTTCAAGCATCATCGCGATTTCATCTGGTGATGTAGATTTCACTTTACCAGCGTAAACTTCGTCAGCATCAACTTTCTCGCCGCCTTCTGCCATCACACCGAACAAGACATTGAACAGTGAGCGGTTCATCGCTTTACACATGATTTGCGTCAAGATAATACCTGATGCGCCAACCAAAGAGCCTGATACAATCAGCACTGTGTTACCTGTGATGAAACCCGTTGTCGCAGCAGCAATACCTGAGTATGAGTTAAGTAATGCAATCACCACTGGCATATCAGCGCCGCCAATAGGCACAACGAGTAACACACCTAATACGACAGCAACAGCTACTAGTGCATACATTAAGTTAGTGTTGGTCGGGTCCATTACAATTGCGATAGCGAGTGCGATCGCACTAATTAGCAAGATGGCATTTAGTGGTTTATTACCTGGGACTTTAATCGGGTTACCTGAAATAAGCTCCTGCAATTTCGCAAAAGCGACAAACGAGCCAGACAAGGTCACTGAACCAATAATGATGGTCGCACCAATAGAAATTAGCGCAACAGTATTGGTTGCAGCGGCAGGATCAAGAAAGCTAGCTGCAGCGATCGCAAGTGAGGCACCGCCACCAAAACCATTAAGCAGAGCGACCATTTGCGGCATATCGGTGACTTTAATTTTAGTCGCCATGACCGCACCAATAGTACCACCGAGTAGGACACCTGCGATGATCCATTCATAACTAAGAATGCTTTGATCAAACAAGGTGACGACTACTGCAATGAACATACCCATTGCCGATAATTGATTACCACGAACTGCTGTACGTGGTTTGGTTAGCCCTTTGATACCAAGAATAAATAAGACTGCGGCAACAAGGTAAGCTAAATAAATAAATGTTGTCATTGAGTCTATTTCCTTTTGAACATGGCTAGCATGCGATTAGTTACCATGTAACCGCCCACCACGTTAATGGTCGCGAGTACAACAGCAATAAAGCCAAGTACATTGACCATGATACCTGCGCCAGAACCTGCAGATAGTAGTGCGCCAACCAGTGAAATACCTGAAATCGCATTTGATCCAGACATTAATGGCGTATGAAGTGTAGGTGGTACTTTAGTAATAAGCTCAACACCTAAAAATACTGCAACCACAAACAGTGTTAGTAATAATAACAGGGTCATATCCATTAGGCTGTCTCCTCTGATGGGGCTTCAGGTGTTGCTAAAGGGGCTAAACCCAGTAAGTCACGAAGACGTGCGCTGCTGACGTCATTGCCATGAGCAACGACAGTATCGCGTACAATTTCATCTTCAAAATCTAGGACTAGCTCACCTTCTTTGTTGATAAGCAAGTTAAGTAAGTTCTCAACATTTTTACCGTACATTTGGCTAGCATGATTTGCTGCTGAGCTTGGTACATTGGAAGGTCCTAAAATCATGACGCCATTATGCATAATGATTTTATCAACTTGAGTTAACTCACAGTTACCGCCACTTTCAGCGGCTAAATCAACAATGATGGTGCCGCTTTTCATGCCATCAACCATTTCTTTGGTGATAAGCACAGGGGCTTTACGACCAGGGATCGCCGCCGTCGTAATGACGATATCTTGTTGTGCAAGTACGTTAGCCATGGCTTGTTGCTGACGTTTTAAAAAGTCATCACTTTGCTCAGTAGCGTAACCGCCTTTGGTCTCAGTGTTTTCAGCTTCAATATCAAGCTCAACAGGTTTTGCGCCTACTGAAATGATTTGCTCGCGAGCTGCAGGGCGAATGTCATAAGCTTCCACTACTGCACCTAAGCGTTTAGCTGTGGCACAAGCTTGAAGCCCTGCTACACCCACACCCATAATAAATGCGCGTGTAGGTTTTAATGTACCCGCTGCTGTCATCATCATTGGGAATAGACGAGGTGCTTTATGGGCTGCAAGTAGTACGGCTTTGTAGCCAGAAATGGTTGCCATTGAAGACAATACATCCATGCTCTGAGCACGAGTTATGCGAGGGATTAATTCAAGCGCGATTGCACTGCCACCTGTTTTGGCGATTGCTTGGGCATTTTGAGGATTAACTAGTGGATCCATCATCCCTATAACCAATTGATGTGGTTTCAAAATAGCTTGAATTTCATCGAATTGATCACCCTTACAGTTCACTACTGTAATGATATCGGCTTCAGTGAGTAGAGCTTCTCTTGAAGAAGCTATTGTGGCTCCAACTTTGACGTAATCGTCATCGGTGAAACCTGCTTGTAGTCCAGCGCCTGATTCTACGATCACTTGTAGCTGTTTTTTCATTAAAATGGTCACATTTGCAGGGATTAGCGCAACGCGTTGCTCACCTGGGTGACTCTCTTTCGGTAGACCTAATTTCAAAAGGACAACCTCTTAGTTATATGTAGGGAAGGGTCGGGTCGTTTAAGTACTTAGACAAGTCGAAAAGTTGCCATTGCTGGCGTTTACTTTACTAGACAACTTTAGTACCAATTTTTTAAAGTGCATCATTCTGGCAATTCTTAGATATGAAACAAGCAAAGAATGCATAAAACCGCATTTTTGTCGTGGTCTTACCTAAAAGTTTGCACTAGACCACACTTTTGTAGCTTAAAAAAACGTCTTTGCATATTCCTTAATGGAATAAAAAAGTAATTTTTATTATTTTTTGGTTTTAAGCATTAGGAGTAATCTGATGACATTAAACTGTTATAAGGCCATCTAATGTTGTTAAAAGAACTTTCTTCATTCGCTTCGCCATTGTCTCAAGGACAAGTCGAAAAGCTAAAACAGCTCACTTCAGAGTTATCTGCAACGCAATTAGCTTGGGTTAGCGGCTATTTAGCGGCAACGTCAAATCAAGGCCAAATTACGGCAGCGCCAGAAACAGCTGCTGCACAAACAGTAACGATTTTATTTGGTAGTCAAACTGGTAACGGTAAAGCCATTGCTAAAGAGCTAGCTGCTCAAGCAACAGCTAAAGGCTTTGCCGTTAATTTGGCATCAATGGCCGATTATAATGTGCGCCAGTTAAAGCAAGAAACAATCTTAATCGCAGTGGTTAGTACTCACGGTGAAGGTGAAGCGCCAGATGACGCTATTGAATTACATAAGTTTCTTGCATCAAAACGTGCGCCTAAACTTGAACAACTTAACTTCTCAGTATTGGCACTTGGCGATACCAGTTATGAGTTTTTCTGCCAGACAGGTAAAGACTTTAGCGAACGTTTAATAGCGCTTGGTGCTAAAGAACTATTACCGATTGCAGAGTGTGACGTTGACTATGAAGAAGCGGCTGAGCAATGGCAGCAGCAAGTAATCAAAGCAGTTGAGCCGCTTGTTCAAGCAAGTGGTGCAAGTGTGGTTTCTATCGATAGTGCAAAGTTGACATCAGAAAATGAGTTCACTAAGCAACAACCATTTGAAGCTGAAATTTTATTGAGCCAAAAGCTTACCGGTCGAGATTCAGATCGTGATGTTCGCCATGTGGAAATTGATTTAGGTGAATCAGGAATAAGTTATCAAGTAGGTGATGCATTAGGAATTTGGTTTACTAATAATGATGCATTAGTGAAAGAGGTCATCAACGGACTATCACTTGATGCAGCATCAGAAGTCACCGTGAGTAAGCAAACACTGACTCTTGAGCAAGCATTAACTGAGAAGAAAGAACTGACTCAGCTTTATCCCGGTCTTGTAACTACATGGGCAGAACTTGCTGGTAATAAAGAATTAACAGCTATTGCGGCAGATAAAGAGCAAACTCGTCAATTTGTTTTAGGTCACCAATTAGCTGACTTAATTACTTTATATCCTGTTGCAATTGATGCAGCTAAATTAGTTGAGTTACTGAGACCACTCACACCACGTTTATATTCAATTGCATCAAGCCAAGCTGAAGTTGAAAACGAAGTGCATTTAACTGTTGCACTCGTTGAAGATGAACGAGCAGGTCAAGCACGCTTTGGTGGTGCTTCACATTTCTTAGCATC
This window of the Shewanella goraebulensis genome carries:
- a CDS encoding NAD(P)(+) transhydrogenase (Re/Si-specific) subunit beta encodes the protein MTTFIYLAYLVAAVLFILGIKGLTKPRTAVRGNQLSAMGMFIAVVVTLFDQSILSYEWIIAGVLLGGTIGAVMATKIKVTDMPQMVALLNGFGGGASLAIAAASFLDPAAATNTVALISIGATIIIGSVTLSGSFVAFAKLQELISGNPIKVPGNKPLNAILLISAIALAIAIVMDPTNTNLMYALVAVAVVLGVLLVVPIGGADMPVVIALLNSYSGIAAATTGFITGNTVLIVSGSLVGASGIILTQIMCKAMNRSLFNVLFGVMAEGGEKVDADEVYAGKVKSTSPDEIAMMLETAERVVIVPGYGLAMAQAQHAVRELANVLQARGTDVKYAIHPVAGRMPGHMNVLLAEAEVPYDQLIEMDEINPQFEQTDVAIVIGANDVTNPMAREDKGSPIYGMPILNVDKARTVVVIKRSLSPGFAGLPNPLFAMDNTLMLFGDGKKGIVELTQSLKEAE
- a CDS encoding NAD(P) transhydrogenase subunit alpha, encoding MTLLLLLTLFVVAVFLGVELITKVPPTLHTPLMSGSNAISGISLVGALLSAGSGAGIMVNVLGFIAVVLATINVVGGYMVTNRMLAMFKRK
- a CDS encoding Re/Si-specific NAD(P)(+) transhydrogenase subunit alpha is translated as MKLGLPKESHPGEQRVALIPANVTILMKKQLQVIVESGAGLQAGFTDDDYVKVGATIASSREALLTEADIITVVNCKGDQFDEIQAILKPHQLVIGMMDPLVNPQNAQAIAKTGGSAIALELIPRITRAQSMDVLSSMATISGYKAVLLAAHKAPRLFPMMMTAAGTLKPTRAFIMGVGVAGLQACATAKRLGAVVEAYDIRPAAREQIISVGAKPVELDIEAENTETKGGYATEQSDDFLKRQQQAMANVLAQQDIVITTAAIPGRKAPVLITKEMVDGMKSGTIIVDLAAESGGNCELTQVDKIIMHNGVMILGPSNVPSSAANHASQMYGKNVENLLNLLINKEGELVLDFEDEIVRDTVVAHGNDVSSARLRDLLGLAPLATPEAPSEETA
- a CDS encoding assimilatory sulfite reductase (NADPH) flavoprotein subunit, which gives rise to MLLKELSSFASPLSQGQVEKLKQLTSELSATQLAWVSGYLAATSNQGQITAAPETAAAQTVTILFGSQTGNGKAIAKELAAQATAKGFAVNLASMADYNVRQLKQETILIAVVSTHGEGEAPDDAIELHKFLASKRAPKLEQLNFSVLALGDTSYEFFCQTGKDFSERLIALGAKELLPIAECDVDYEEAAEQWQQQVIKAVEPLVQASGASVVSIDSAKLTSENEFTKQQPFEAEILLSQKLTGRDSDRDVRHVEIDLGESGISYQVGDALGIWFTNNDALVKEVINGLSLDAASEVTVSKQTLTLEQALTEKKELTQLYPGLVTTWAELAGNKELTAIAADKEQTRQFVLGHQLADLITLYPVAIDAAKLVELLRPLTPRLYSIASSQAEVENEVHLTVALVEDERAGQARFGGASHFLASAEEGQLVKVYVEPNKHFRLPENNDTPVIMVGPGTGVAPFRAFMQQRAADGVNSDSWLFFGNPHFEQDFLYQVEWQQYLKSGDLSRLDVAFSRDQAHKVYVQHRIAEQGESIWKWLQNGAHFYICGDAERMAKDVHQALIDVAIEFGGLDEAGAESYLEDLRSAKRYQKDVY